One Ananas comosus cultivar F153 linkage group 1, ASM154086v1, whole genome shotgun sequence DNA window includes the following coding sequences:
- the LOC109714033 gene encoding probable GTP diphosphokinase RSH2, chloroplastic isoform X2 has protein sequence MPAPAIAIPLRATPHGSFFFSSFSSSSPSRDRSEELASPRALSLAPAPCSTKCRAERGALRGLVIARALGSCLDRDTLSLPVAGGGEFGVKGVAFDLDRRWGDSAPASEPDVAKLLSGAQSRHKIFYEEFVLRAFFEAERAHRGQIGVNARVVAAGLLHDTLDDSFVDYDYISQRFGAGVADLVEGVSRLSHLSKLARESNTASRIVEAYRLHTMFLAMEDARSVLIKLADRLHNMMTLEPLPVIKQQRFAKETLEIFAPLANRLGILTWKEQLENLCFKYLYPEQYKELSSWFLNSYNKDIITVAIRKLDQALKISGVSYYVITGRHKSLYSIYTKMLRRNLSIDEIHDIDGIRLILENEKDCFMALSIVHNLWLGVPEKFKDYINHPKPNGYQSLHTVVLTEDMHPLEVQIRTREMHIKAEFGIAAHWKYKEGDCECSAFVPHLVEWVRGVVTCQCETININCVICGGVSVRSPYSFPLHSDDCPYAYTKQCNHTGPIFVILLENEKMSVQEFPPNSTLIDLLERIGGDSTKRLVHAIAVKGELRPRLNCESVKDPYQKLSMGDVVELVPVIPRPPLTDYREEFQRMYDCGLIVSSRDGRRC, from the exons ATGCCCGCGCCCGCGATCGCGATCCCGCTCCGAGCGACCCCGCATgggagcttcttcttctcctccttctcctcctcctccccatcGCGCGATCGATCGGAGGAGCTCGCGAGCCCCCGCGCCCTCTCCCTGGCGCCCGcgccctgttcgacgaaatgccgagCCGAGCGCGGGGCGCTCCGCGGGCTGGTGATCGCGCGCGCGCTCGGCTCGTGCTTGGACCGCGACACCCTGAGCTTGCCCGTGGCCGGTGGGGGAGAGTTCGGGGTGAAAGGCGTCGCCTTTGATTTGGATCGGAGGTGGGGGGACTCGGCGCCAGCGTCGGAGCCTGATGTGGCGAAGCTGCTCTCCGGGGCGCAGTCGCGGCATAAGATCTTCTACGAGGAGTTCGTTCTCAGGGCGTTCTTCGAGGCCGAGAGGGCTCATAGAGGACAG ATTGGTGTCAATGCAAGGGTTGTGGCCGCGGGGCTTTTGCATGATACATTGGATGATTCATTTGTGGATTATGATTACATTTCTCAGAGGTTTGGAGCTGGCGTGGCTGATCTTGTTGAGGGG GTCTCCAGGCTTAGCCACTTGAGCAAACTTGCCCGTGAGAGCAACACAGCTAGTAGAATTGTCGAGGCTTACCGACTACACACAATGTTCCTTGCAATGGAAGATGCCAGATCAGTACTTATCAAATTGGCTGATAGGCTACATAACATGATGACATTAGAGCCGTTGCCTGTAATTAAACAACAGCGATTTGCCAAGGAAACTTTGGAGATCTTTGCTCCCTTAGCTAATCGGTTGGGTATATTGACCTGGAAAGAGCAACTTGAAAATCTCTGCTTCAAGTATCTTTATCCGGAGCAGTACAAAGAGCTCTCCTCTTGGTTTCTCAACTCATATAATAAAGATATAATTACAGTTGCCATAAGAAAGCTAGATCAAGCCCTTAAGATTAGCGGAGTTTCTTATTATGTTATAACGGGAAGGCACAAGAGCTTGTATAGCATATACACCAAGATGTTAAG GAGGAATCTATCCATAGATGAAATCCATGACATAGATGGGATTCGTCTAATACTTGAGAATGAAAAGGACTGTTTTATGGCACTCAGCATTGTCCACAATTTATGGCTTGGAGTTCCGGAAAAGTTCAAAGACTACATTAACCATCCAAAACCCAATGG GTACCAATCTCTTCACACCGTCGTTCTAACTGAAGATATGCACCCATTGGAAGTTCAAATTCGAACTCGAGAGATGCATATAAAGGCTGAATTTGGAATAGCTGCGCATTGGAAATACAAGGAAGGTGACTGTGAGTGCTCCGCCTTTGTGCCTCACTTGGTTGAGTGGGTTCGAGGGGTTGTTACTTGTCAATGTGAGACAATTAACATAaactgcgtgatctgcggtggtgtTTCAGTTAGGTCGCCGTATTCTTTTCCTCTGCACTCAGATGACTGTCCTTATGCATACACAAAACAGTGTAATCACACCGGACCCATTTTCGTCATCCTGCTGGAAAATGAAAAG ATGTCTGTACAGGAATTCCCTCCAAACTCAACGTTGATAGACTTGTTGGAGCGAATTGGTGGAGATAGCACAAAGCGGCTAGTACACGCCATTGCGGTAAAGGGAGAGTTGAGGCCTCGGCTAAACTGTGAGTCTGTGAAGGACCCATACCAGAAGCTAAGCATGGGTGATGTGGTTGAGTTGGTTCCCGTGATTCCGCGCCCGCCCCTAACAGACTATAGGGAGGAGTTCCAAAGAATGTACGACTGCGGCCTTATAGTTTCGAGCCGTGATGGTCGGAGATGCTAA
- the LOC109722177 gene encoding uncharacterized protein LOC109722177, with the protein MSATAMSGESSSSSATAAEEETAACCDCCGLVEECTPAYEARVRERYGGRWICGLCGEAVEEELLRSAPISADEALARHATFCRAFRSAAPPAPLDNADHLIAALRHLLRRSLDSPRLVRSTPSSPGRPTRTNNRAAASSSSAAALARSESCFTTLAG; encoded by the coding sequence atgtcggcCACGGCGATGAGCGgggagtcgtcgtcgtcgtcggcgacggcggcggaggaggagacggCGGCGTGCTGCGACTGCTGCGGGCTGGTGGAGGAGTGCACGCCGGCGTACGAGGCGCGCGTGCGGGAGCGGTACGGGGGGCGGTGGATCTGCGGGCTGTGCggcgaggcggtggaggaggagctgCTCCGCTCCGCCCCCATCTCGGCCGACGAGGCGCTCGCCCGCCACGCCACCTTCTGCCGCGCCTTCCGCTCCGCCGCTCCCCCCGCCCCGCTCGACAACGCCGACCACCTCATCGCCGccctccgccacctcctccgccgctccctcgACTCTCCCCGCCTCGTCCGCTCCACCCCCTCCAGCCCCGGCCGCCCCACCCGCACCAACAaccgcgccgccgcctcctcctcctccgccgcggcgctGGCGCGCTCCGAGAGCTGCTTCACGACCCTCGCCGGGTAA
- the LOC109721693 gene encoding proteasome subunit alpha type-6, with translation MSRGTGAGYDRHITIFSPEGRLYQVEYAFKAVKASGITSIGVRGKDSVCVVTQKKVPDKLLDQTSVTHLFPITKYLGLLATGMTADARSLVHQARNEAAEFRFKWGYEMPVDVLAKWIADKSQIYTQHAYMRPLGVAAMVLGIDEEKGPQLFKCDPAGHFFGHKATSTGLKEQEAINFLEKKMKNDPAFSYEETVQTTISALQSVLQEDFKATEIEVGVVRKEDPVFRVLSTEEIDEHLTAISERD, from the exons ATGAGCCGCGGGACCGGAGCGGGATACGATCGCCACATCACCATCTTCTCCCCCGAGGGTCGCCTCTACCAAGTCG AGTATGCTTTCAAAGCTGTGAAAGCCTCGGGGATCACTTCGATTGGAGTGCGGGGGAAGGATTCGGTGTGCGTTGTTACTCAGAAGAAGGTCCCG GACAAGCTATTGGATCAAACTAGTGTTACTCATCTCTTTCCCATCACAAAATATCTTGGATTGTTGGCCACTGGAATGACAG CTGATGCGAGGTCTTTAGTCCATCAAGCAAGGAATGAAGCTGCAGAGTTCCGTTTCAAATGGGGATATGAAATGCCGGTGGATGTACTGGCTAAGTG GATTGCAGACAAATCACAGATATATACCCAACATGCGTACATGAGACCTCTTGGAGTAG CGGCTATGGTCTTGGGTATCGATGAAGAAAAAGGACCTCAACTCTTCAAATGTGACCCTGCTGGTCATTTTTTTGGTCACAAG GCTACAAGCACTGGTCTCAAGGAGCAGGAAGCGATCAACtttttggagaagaaaatgaagaacgATCCTGCTTTTTCATACGAAGAGACTGTGCAG ACTACAATATCTGCATTGCAGTCGGTCCTTCAGGAAGACTTCAAGGCCACAGAGATTGAG GTTGGAGTCGTGAGAAAGGAAGATCCAGTGTTCAGAGTGCTATCGACGGAGGAGATTGACGAGCACCTCACGGCCATCAGTGAACGTGATTGA
- the LOC109714666 gene encoding inter alpha-trypsin inhibitor, heavy chain 4 — MASAGEFAASVEDGLKLAKRIGAPPPHQAPPRHAAGMERSTGSATMLPAAPMAYAVVADPASVDNPDVPSYQPHVYGRCDPPALIPLQLKEIALEVECLLGEAFVVARGRWWVHCIMRNRSCDCRLVVPMGEQGSIQGIEVNVGKRSYATQVIETEEQSTEKISKFEAGGFLKPDLFFLTIREVDGGSDISFTIRWSQKLQYADGLFSVDIPFRFPHYVNPISKIFTKKEKIQLTLNSGTGKEVLLQRTSHAFKEKGRLGEKMVFLYESPVENWSDQDIHFSYSVYSGDLFGGILLQSPPLQDIDQRDMFCLFLYPGNNQKRKVFQKAVVFIVDTSGSMQGKPLENVRSAVSAALLEMGHGDSFNIIAFNGELRSFSSYLEPATEEMVENAKRWMSTNFVAEGGTEISHPLNEAISLLSRTRDSLPHIFLITDGAVEDERNICSTMRTQLTSRGSISPRISTFGIGPYCNHYFLQMLASIGRGQYDAAYDTDLIENRMQQWFRRSLSTLVADVTIDAFSLLDEIEVYPCDIPDISAHYPVFVSGRYQGKFPDSLKAKGYLADMSEIAIDLKVHNAKDIPLEKVLVKQQIDLLTAQAWFSESKQLEKKVSNLSIRSSFPSEYTYMILLQTDSEKLDTEKEVKKGESRKLPAPDARLPALVRGVNIGFGNIIATRENLPPGFGEAKPPETFEIINKAVNCCGSLADSCCCMCCIKTCSKINDQCFLAITQLCAALSCLACFECCSELCCSGSD, encoded by the exons ATGGCGAGCGCCGGAGAGTTCGCGGCCTCCGTCGAGGACGGGCTCAAGCTGGCGAAGCGGATCGGGGCACCGCCGCCGCACCAGGCCCCGCCGCGCCACGCAGCGGGGATGGAGCGGTCGACGGGGTCGGCGACGATGCTCCCGGCGGCGCCCATGGCGTACGCGGTGGTCGCCGACCCCGCGAGCGTCGACAACCCCGACGTCCCCAGCTACCAGCCCCACGTGTACGGGCGCTGCGACCCCCCCGCGCTGATCCCGCTCCAGCTGAAGGAGATCGCCCTCGAGGTCGAGTGCCTCCTCGGCGAGGCCTTCGTCGTCGCCCGCGGCCGCTGGTGGGTGCACTGCATTATGCGGAACCGCAGCTGCGATTGCCGCCTCGTCGTCCCCATGGGCGAGCAG GGCTCAATACAAGGCATTGAGGTTAATGTTGGTAAACGATCATATGCCACTCAAGTGATAGAGACAGAAGAACAGAGCACAGAGAAGATCTCAAAATTTGAAGCTGGGGGCTTTTTAAAGCCCGATTTATTTTTCTTGACAATCCGAGAG GTCGATGGTGGATCGGATATATCTTTCACTATCAGATGGTCTCAGAAGTTACAGTATGCTGATGGGCTGTTCTCCGTTGATATACCATTCAGATTCCCACATTATGTCAATCCCATTTcaaaaatattcacaaaaaaggagaaaattcaGTTGACCTTGAATAGCGGTACTGGGAAAGAAGTTTTATTGCAGAGAACAAGCCATGCCTTCAAG GAAAAAGGTCGCCTAGGCGAAAAGATGGTTTTCTTGTATGAATCACCGGTTGAGAATTGGTCAGATCAAGATATTCATTTTTCATACAGT GTTTATTCGGGTGATTTGTTTGGTGGCATACTGTTGCAATCGCCACCATTGCAGGACATTGATCAGAGAGATATGTTCTGCCTATTTCTGTACCCAGGAAATAACCAGAAGAGAAAG GTCTTCCAAAAAGCAGTTGTGTTTATTGTTGATACAAgtggaagcatgcaaggaaagcCTCTTGAGAATGTTAGAAGTGCTGTATCCGCAGCCCTTTTGGAGATGGGTCATGGAGATTCCTTTAACATTATAGCTTTCAACGGTGAGCTGCGCTCATTCTCATCCTATTTAGAACCAGCAACTGAGGAAATGGTAGAAAATGCCAAACGGTGGATGAGCACAAATTTTGTTGCAGAGGGTGGGACAGAAATTTCACACCCCTTAAATGAG GCAATAAGTTTGCTATCCAGAACTCGAGATTCACTTCCACATATTTTTCTTATAACTGACGGAGCTGTTGAAGATGAGCGCAACATTTGCTCTACTATGAGAACTCAGCTCACTAGTAGAGGATCTATCTCTCCTCGAATTTCTACTTTTGGCATAG GTCCCTATTGCAACCACTACTTCTTGCAAATGTTGGCATCAATTGGCAGAGGGCAATATGATGCTGCATATGATACAG ATTTAATTGAAAATCGCATGCAGCAATGGTTTAGGAGATCTTTGAGTACCCTTGTGGCAGATGTTACAATTGATGCCTTCAGTCTTCTTGATGAAATTGAG GTTTATCCATGCGATATCCCAGATATTTCAGCACATTACCCAGTTTTTGTATCTGGAAGATACCAAGGCAAGTTTCCAGATTCTCTTAAAGCTAAAGGCTACTTGGCCGACATGAGTGAAATTGCCATTGATTTGAAGGTCCATAATGCGAAGGATATACCTCTTGAGAAA GTTCTTGTGAAGCAACAAATTGATCTTCTTACTGCACAGGCATGGTTTTCTGAAAGCAAGCAACTCGAGAAAAAG GTTTCTAACTTAAGCATACGAAGTAGCTTTCCTTCCGAGTATACATATATGATCCTGTTGCAAACTGACTCAGAAAAGCTGGACACAGAAAAGGAG GTAAAGAAGGGTGAATCACGAAAGCTCCCAGCGCCCGACGCACGATTACCAGCACTTGTGCGCGGTGTGAACATTGGATTCGGGAATATAATCGCAACAAGGGAGAATCTTCCGCCGGGATTCGGAGAGGCGAAGCCGCCCGAGACCTTTGAAATTATAAACAAAGCCGTCAACTGCTGTGGCAGCCTTGCGGACAGCTGCTGCTGCATGTGCTGCATCAAAACTTGTTCGAAGATAAATGATCAGTGCTTTCTGGCAATCACGCAGCTCTGCGCAGCTCTCTCTTGTCTTGCCTGCTTCGAGTGCTGCTCGGAACTTTGTTGCAGCGGTTCCGACTAA
- the LOC109714033 gene encoding probable GTP diphosphokinase RSH2, chloroplastic isoform X3, whose product MPAPAIAIPLRATPHGSFFFSSFSSSSPSRDRSEELASPRALSLAPAPCSTKCRAERGALRGLVIARALGSCLDRDTLSLPVAGGGEFGVKGVAFDLDRRWGDSAPASEPDVAKLLSGAQSRHKIFYEEFVLRAFFEAERAHRGQRRLSGDPYLQHCVETAVLLAQIGVNARVVAAGLLHDTLDDSFVDYDYISQRFGAGVADLVEGVSRLSHLSKLARESNTASRIVEAYRLHTMFLAMEDARSVLIKLADRLHNMMTLEPLPVIKQQRFAKETLEIFAPLANRLGILTWKEQLENLCFKYLYPEQYKELSSWFLNSYNKDIITVAIRKLDQALKISGVSYYVITGRHKSLYSIYTKMLRRNLSIDEIHDIDGIRLILENEKDCFMALSIVHNLWLGVPEKFKDYINHPKPNGYQSLHTVVLTEDMHPLEVQIRTREMHIKAEFGIAAHWKYKEGDFRSPYSFPLHSDDCPYAYTKQCNHTGPIFVILLENEKMSVQEFPPNSTLIDLLERIGGDSTKRLVHAIAVKGELRPRLNCESVKDPYQKLSMGDVVELVPVIPRPPLTDYREEFQRMYDCGLIVSSRDGRRC is encoded by the exons ATGCCCGCGCCCGCGATCGCGATCCCGCTCCGAGCGACCCCGCATgggagcttcttcttctcctccttctcctcctcctccccatcGCGCGATCGATCGGAGGAGCTCGCGAGCCCCCGCGCCCTCTCCCTGGCGCCCGcgccctgttcgacgaaatgccgagCCGAGCGCGGGGCGCTCCGCGGGCTGGTGATCGCGCGCGCGCTCGGCTCGTGCTTGGACCGCGACACCCTGAGCTTGCCCGTGGCCGGTGGGGGAGAGTTCGGGGTGAAAGGCGTCGCCTTTGATTTGGATCGGAGGTGGGGGGACTCGGCGCCAGCGTCGGAGCCTGATGTGGCGAAGCTGCTCTCCGGGGCGCAGTCGCGGCATAAGATCTTCTACGAGGAGTTCGTTCTCAGGGCGTTCTTCGAGGCCGAGAGGGCTCATAGAGGACAG AGGAGGTTGAGTGGTGATCCATATTTGCAACATTGTGTTGAGACGGCGGTGTTGCTTGCACAGATTGGTGTCAATGCAAGGGTTGTGGCCGCGGGGCTTTTGCATGATACATTGGATGATTCATTTGTGGATTATGATTACATTTCTCAGAGGTTTGGAGCTGGCGTGGCTGATCTTGTTGAGGGG GTCTCCAGGCTTAGCCACTTGAGCAAACTTGCCCGTGAGAGCAACACAGCTAGTAGAATTGTCGAGGCTTACCGACTACACACAATGTTCCTTGCAATGGAAGATGCCAGATCAGTACTTATCAAATTGGCTGATAGGCTACATAACATGATGACATTAGAGCCGTTGCCTGTAATTAAACAACAGCGATTTGCCAAGGAAACTTTGGAGATCTTTGCTCCCTTAGCTAATCGGTTGGGTATATTGACCTGGAAAGAGCAACTTGAAAATCTCTGCTTCAAGTATCTTTATCCGGAGCAGTACAAAGAGCTCTCCTCTTGGTTTCTCAACTCATATAATAAAGATATAATTACAGTTGCCATAAGAAAGCTAGATCAAGCCCTTAAGATTAGCGGAGTTTCTTATTATGTTATAACGGGAAGGCACAAGAGCTTGTATAGCATATACACCAAGATGTTAAG GAGGAATCTATCCATAGATGAAATCCATGACATAGATGGGATTCGTCTAATACTTGAGAATGAAAAGGACTGTTTTATGGCACTCAGCATTGTCCACAATTTATGGCTTGGAGTTCCGGAAAAGTTCAAAGACTACATTAACCATCCAAAACCCAATGG GTACCAATCTCTTCACACCGTCGTTCTAACTGAAGATATGCACCCATTGGAAGTTCAAATTCGAACTCGAGAGATGCATATAAAGGCTGAATTTGGAATAGCTGCGCATTGGAAATACAAGGAAGGTGACT TTAGGTCGCCGTATTCTTTTCCTCTGCACTCAGATGACTGTCCTTATGCATACACAAAACAGTGTAATCACACCGGACCCATTTTCGTCATCCTGCTGGAAAATGAAAAG ATGTCTGTACAGGAATTCCCTCCAAACTCAACGTTGATAGACTTGTTGGAGCGAATTGGTGGAGATAGCACAAAGCGGCTAGTACACGCCATTGCGGTAAAGGGAGAGTTGAGGCCTCGGCTAAACTGTGAGTCTGTGAAGGACCCATACCAGAAGCTAAGCATGGGTGATGTGGTTGAGTTGGTTCCCGTGATTCCGCGCCCGCCCCTAACAGACTATAGGGAGGAGTTCCAAAGAATGTACGACTGCGGCCTTATAGTTTCGAGCCGTGATGGTCGGAGATGCTAA
- the LOC109714033 gene encoding probable GTP diphosphokinase RSH2, chloroplastic isoform X1 encodes MPAPAIAIPLRATPHGSFFFSSFSSSSPSRDRSEELASPRALSLAPAPCSTKCRAERGALRGLVIARALGSCLDRDTLSLPVAGGGEFGVKGVAFDLDRRWGDSAPASEPDVAKLLSGAQSRHKIFYEEFVLRAFFEAERAHRGQRRLSGDPYLQHCVETAVLLAQIGVNARVVAAGLLHDTLDDSFVDYDYISQRFGAGVADLVEGVSRLSHLSKLARESNTASRIVEAYRLHTMFLAMEDARSVLIKLADRLHNMMTLEPLPVIKQQRFAKETLEIFAPLANRLGILTWKEQLENLCFKYLYPEQYKELSSWFLNSYNKDIITVAIRKLDQALKISGVSYYVITGRHKSLYSIYTKMLRRNLSIDEIHDIDGIRLILENEKDCFMALSIVHNLWLGVPEKFKDYINHPKPNGYQSLHTVVLTEDMHPLEVQIRTREMHIKAEFGIAAHWKYKEGDCECSAFVPHLVEWVRGVVTCQCETININCVICGGVSVRSPYSFPLHSDDCPYAYTKQCNHTGPIFVILLENEKMSVQEFPPNSTLIDLLERIGGDSTKRLVHAIAVKGELRPRLNCESVKDPYQKLSMGDVVELVPVIPRPPLTDYREEFQRMYDCGLIVSSRDGRRC; translated from the exons ATGCCCGCGCCCGCGATCGCGATCCCGCTCCGAGCGACCCCGCATgggagcttcttcttctcctccttctcctcctcctccccatcGCGCGATCGATCGGAGGAGCTCGCGAGCCCCCGCGCCCTCTCCCTGGCGCCCGcgccctgttcgacgaaatgccgagCCGAGCGCGGGGCGCTCCGCGGGCTGGTGATCGCGCGCGCGCTCGGCTCGTGCTTGGACCGCGACACCCTGAGCTTGCCCGTGGCCGGTGGGGGAGAGTTCGGGGTGAAAGGCGTCGCCTTTGATTTGGATCGGAGGTGGGGGGACTCGGCGCCAGCGTCGGAGCCTGATGTGGCGAAGCTGCTCTCCGGGGCGCAGTCGCGGCATAAGATCTTCTACGAGGAGTTCGTTCTCAGGGCGTTCTTCGAGGCCGAGAGGGCTCATAGAGGACAG AGGAGGTTGAGTGGTGATCCATATTTGCAACATTGTGTTGAGACGGCGGTGTTGCTTGCACAGATTGGTGTCAATGCAAGGGTTGTGGCCGCGGGGCTTTTGCATGATACATTGGATGATTCATTTGTGGATTATGATTACATTTCTCAGAGGTTTGGAGCTGGCGTGGCTGATCTTGTTGAGGGG GTCTCCAGGCTTAGCCACTTGAGCAAACTTGCCCGTGAGAGCAACACAGCTAGTAGAATTGTCGAGGCTTACCGACTACACACAATGTTCCTTGCAATGGAAGATGCCAGATCAGTACTTATCAAATTGGCTGATAGGCTACATAACATGATGACATTAGAGCCGTTGCCTGTAATTAAACAACAGCGATTTGCCAAGGAAACTTTGGAGATCTTTGCTCCCTTAGCTAATCGGTTGGGTATATTGACCTGGAAAGAGCAACTTGAAAATCTCTGCTTCAAGTATCTTTATCCGGAGCAGTACAAAGAGCTCTCCTCTTGGTTTCTCAACTCATATAATAAAGATATAATTACAGTTGCCATAAGAAAGCTAGATCAAGCCCTTAAGATTAGCGGAGTTTCTTATTATGTTATAACGGGAAGGCACAAGAGCTTGTATAGCATATACACCAAGATGTTAAG GAGGAATCTATCCATAGATGAAATCCATGACATAGATGGGATTCGTCTAATACTTGAGAATGAAAAGGACTGTTTTATGGCACTCAGCATTGTCCACAATTTATGGCTTGGAGTTCCGGAAAAGTTCAAAGACTACATTAACCATCCAAAACCCAATGG GTACCAATCTCTTCACACCGTCGTTCTAACTGAAGATATGCACCCATTGGAAGTTCAAATTCGAACTCGAGAGATGCATATAAAGGCTGAATTTGGAATAGCTGCGCATTGGAAATACAAGGAAGGTGACTGTGAGTGCTCCGCCTTTGTGCCTCACTTGGTTGAGTGGGTTCGAGGGGTTGTTACTTGTCAATGTGAGACAATTAACATAaactgcgtgatctgcggtggtgtTTCAGTTAGGTCGCCGTATTCTTTTCCTCTGCACTCAGATGACTGTCCTTATGCATACACAAAACAGTGTAATCACACCGGACCCATTTTCGTCATCCTGCTGGAAAATGAAAAG ATGTCTGTACAGGAATTCCCTCCAAACTCAACGTTGATAGACTTGTTGGAGCGAATTGGTGGAGATAGCACAAAGCGGCTAGTACACGCCATTGCGGTAAAGGGAGAGTTGAGGCCTCGGCTAAACTGTGAGTCTGTGAAGGACCCATACCAGAAGCTAAGCATGGGTGATGTGGTTGAGTTGGTTCCCGTGATTCCGCGCCCGCCCCTAACAGACTATAGGGAGGAGTTCCAAAGAATGTACGACTGCGGCCTTATAGTTTCGAGCCGTGATGGTCGGAGATGCTAA